The proteins below are encoded in one region of Ascaphus truei isolate aAscTru1 chromosome 10, aAscTru1.hap1, whole genome shotgun sequence:
- the ITGB3BP gene encoding centromere protein R isoform X2, protein MPVRRSLRLEPIGEENHEITPRKRNQQRSNAFSPTTGTCQMSPSLVSKKNAKGLKQVRSEVDAVDSIETGRPSRGQPPTEEKAEFLELFTQVEKSLGTFLKMRQSLKNLKGPETTRDAAFPLLRRYTALEGSRELENVDGRPFGDLSAELQKTKVLNLKRNVQLGHKTLHLP, encoded by the exons AGTTAGAAGATCACTAAGGTTGGAGCCAATTGGGGAAGAGAAT CATGAAATAACGCCAAGAAAGCGAAACCAGCAACGTAGTAATGCATTTTCCCCGACAACTGGAACCTGCCAAATGAGCCCGTCCTTGGTCAGTAAGAAAAATGCAAAAGGTCTTAAGCAAGTGAGAAGTGAAG TTGATGCTGTTGACTCCATTGAGACAGGAAGGCCCAGCAGAGGGCAGCCTCCCACAGAAGAAAAGGCAGA ATTCCTGGAATTGTTCACACAAGTCGAGAAATCATTGGGGACCTTTTTGAAAATGAGACAAAGTTTAAAGAATTTAAAG ggaccggaaaccacgagggacgccgccttccccttgctccggcgttACACA GCTTTGGAGGGCAGCAGAGAGCTGGAAAATGTTGATGGGAGACCATTTGGTGATTTGAGTGCGGAGCTGCAGAAAACTAAAGTTCTGA ATTTGAAAAGAAATGTTCAGCTTGGACATAAAACTCTGCATCTGCCTTGA
- the ITGB3BP gene encoding centromere protein R isoform X1 produces MPIMAFNSTASSSCLITKHEITPRKRNQQRSNAFSPTTGTCQMSPSLVSKKNAKGLKQVRSEVDAVDSIETGRPSRGQPPTEEKAEFLELFTQVEKSLGTFLKMRQSLKNLKGPETTRDAAFPLLRRYTALEGSRELENVDGRPFGDLSAELQKTKVLNLKRNVQLGHKTLHLP; encoded by the exons ATGCCAATCATGGCCTTCAACTCCACTGCATCTTCCTCCTGTCTCATCACCAAG CATGAAATAACGCCAAGAAAGCGAAACCAGCAACGTAGTAATGCATTTTCCCCGACAACTGGAACCTGCCAAATGAGCCCGTCCTTGGTCAGTAAGAAAAATGCAAAAGGTCTTAAGCAAGTGAGAAGTGAAG TTGATGCTGTTGACTCCATTGAGACAGGAAGGCCCAGCAGAGGGCAGCCTCCCACAGAAGAAAAGGCAGA ATTCCTGGAATTGTTCACACAAGTCGAGAAATCATTGGGGACCTTTTTGAAAATGAGACAAAGTTTAAAGAATTTAAAG ggaccggaaaccacgagggacgccgccttccccttgctccggcgttACACA GCTTTGGAGGGCAGCAGAGAGCTGGAAAATGTTGATGGGAGACCATTTGGTGATTTGAGTGCGGAGCTGCAGAAAACTAAAGTTCTGA ATTTGAAAAGAAATGTTCAGCTTGGACATAAAACTCTGCATCTGCCTTGA
- the ITGB3BP gene encoding centromere protein R isoform X3, with amino-acid sequence MPIMAFNSTASSSCLITKHEITPRKRNQQRSNAFSPTTGTCQMSPSLVSKKNAKGLKQVRSEVDAVDSIETGRPSRGQPPTEEKAEFLELFTQVEKSLGTFLKMRQSLKNLKGPETTRDAAFPLLRRYTALEGSRELENVDGRPFGDLSAELQKTKVLMSEAKKKVY; translated from the exons ATGCCAATCATGGCCTTCAACTCCACTGCATCTTCCTCCTGTCTCATCACCAAG CATGAAATAACGCCAAGAAAGCGAAACCAGCAACGTAGTAATGCATTTTCCCCGACAACTGGAACCTGCCAAATGAGCCCGTCCTTGGTCAGTAAGAAAAATGCAAAAGGTCTTAAGCAAGTGAGAAGTGAAG TTGATGCTGTTGACTCCATTGAGACAGGAAGGCCCAGCAGAGGGCAGCCTCCCACAGAAGAAAAGGCAGA ATTCCTGGAATTGTTCACACAAGTCGAGAAATCATTGGGGACCTTTTTGAAAATGAGACAAAGTTTAAAGAATTTAAAG ggaccggaaaccacgagggacgccgccttccccttgctccggcgttACACA GCTTTGGAGGGCAGCAGAGAGCTGGAAAATGTTGATGGGAGACCATTTGGTGATTTGAGTGCGGAGCTGCAGAAAACTAAAGTTCTGA TGTCTGAAGCAAAGAAGAAGGTATATTAG
- the ITGB3BP gene encoding centromere protein R isoform X4: MPIMAFNSTASSSCLITKHEITPRKRNQQRSNAFSPTTGTCQMSPSLVSKKNAKGLKQVRSEVDAVDSIETGRPSRGQPPTEEKAEFLELFTQVEKSLGTFLKMRQSLKNLKALEGSRELENVDGRPFGDLSAELQKTKVLNLKRNVQLGHKTLHLP, encoded by the exons ATGCCAATCATGGCCTTCAACTCCACTGCATCTTCCTCCTGTCTCATCACCAAG CATGAAATAACGCCAAGAAAGCGAAACCAGCAACGTAGTAATGCATTTTCCCCGACAACTGGAACCTGCCAAATGAGCCCGTCCTTGGTCAGTAAGAAAAATGCAAAAGGTCTTAAGCAAGTGAGAAGTGAAG TTGATGCTGTTGACTCCATTGAGACAGGAAGGCCCAGCAGAGGGCAGCCTCCCACAGAAGAAAAGGCAGA ATTCCTGGAATTGTTCACACAAGTCGAGAAATCATTGGGGACCTTTTTGAAAATGAGACAAAGTTTAAAGAATTTAAAG GCTTTGGAGGGCAGCAGAGAGCTGGAAAATGTTGATGGGAGACCATTTGGTGATTTGAGTGCGGAGCTGCAGAAAACTAAAGTTCTGA ATTTGAAAAGAAATGTTCAGCTTGGACATAAAACTCTGCATCTGCCTTGA
- the ITGB3BP gene encoding centromere protein R isoform X5 → MPIMAFNSTASSSCLITKHEITPRKRNQQRSNAFSPTTGTCQMSPSLVSKKNAKGLKQVRSEVDAVDSIETGRPSRGQPPTEEKAEFLELFTQVEKSLGTFLKMRQSLKNLKALEGSRELENVDGRPFGDLSAELQKTKVLMSEAKKKVY, encoded by the exons ATGCCAATCATGGCCTTCAACTCCACTGCATCTTCCTCCTGTCTCATCACCAAG CATGAAATAACGCCAAGAAAGCGAAACCAGCAACGTAGTAATGCATTTTCCCCGACAACTGGAACCTGCCAAATGAGCCCGTCCTTGGTCAGTAAGAAAAATGCAAAAGGTCTTAAGCAAGTGAGAAGTGAAG TTGATGCTGTTGACTCCATTGAGACAGGAAGGCCCAGCAGAGGGCAGCCTCCCACAGAAGAAAAGGCAGA ATTCCTGGAATTGTTCACACAAGTCGAGAAATCATTGGGGACCTTTTTGAAAATGAGACAAAGTTTAAAGAATTTAAAG GCTTTGGAGGGCAGCAGAGAGCTGGAAAATGTTGATGGGAGACCATTTGGTGATTTGAGTGCGGAGCTGCAGAAAACTAAAGTTCTGA TGTCTGAAGCAAAGAAGAAGGTATATTAG